The Paenibacillus dendritiformis region GGTCCGGAATCGTGAACCACAAGCTCTGGATGACGCCCGGCCCCTCGATCTCGGCGATGGTCGCCGTCTCCCCTTGCTTCAGCTTGATGAACGGGCTGCCCTTGCGCCCCACGCCCAAGTGATTGGCCGCTCTTCCGCCCTGCCCCTTCGCACCCGTCGGATTCTCGGCAGAGATGGAACGGGACAGGCCATTCGTCAGAAGCGCGGCGCCGGGCAAGTGATATGCCAGACCGCTTGATAATCGTATCATGTCAACCTCCATCCATTGTGTTACCCCTATGCTAAGCGAAAAGCTGCCGCTTGGATTTAGCCCGGATTAGCAAGATGTTAACCGTTATTGCGAATTCGGCGGATTCGCCGTTGACCGGTATTGCGATTGTCCGGGCCTCCCAATATAATGGAAATCAATTCCGTGCAAAGGTGGTGAACGGCGTTGGATCTGAACCGCTTATCCCCTTACATCCGGGTCGCGCTGGATAATAAACTGAATCCGGGCTGGCTGATCAAAGAACGAGTCCTGTTCGATTACGAGCTGCTGTACATCAAGGAGGGCGAAGCCCGCATTACGGTGATGGACGAGGTGTATGACGGCAAGCCGGGGGACATTTTCCTGTTCAAGCCGAAGCAGCGGCATTCCATTCTTAGCCGGGGAACGGTCCCGATGCGCCAGCCTCATATTCATTTCGATTTGTACTACCAGCCGGACAGCCCGGATGTGAAGGTGTCATTCAAGCCGTTAAATGAAATCGCTTCCCATGAGATGTCCTGGTTCCGGGAAGACCTGTGCTCGGCGCCGCCCTTCGAGCTGCCAACCTATATCCGGCTGCAGAACCCGCTTGCGTTCGAAAAGATGCTGCTTGATCTCGTCCATGATTTCAATCTGGCGCTTCCGTACAACCAGATCTTCGCCAAAGGCTCCTTCATCCAGCTGTGGATTCATCTGCTCCGGGAGCACCAGTGGAA contains the following coding sequences:
- a CDS encoding AraC family transcriptional regulator yields the protein MDLNRLSPYIRVALDNKLNPGWLIKERVLFDYELLYIKEGEARITVMDEVYDGKPGDIFLFKPKQRHSILSRGTVPMRQPHIHFDLYYQPDSPDVKVSFKPLNEIASHEMSWFREDLCSAPPFELPTYIRLQNPLAFEKMLLDLVHDFNLALPYNQIFAKGSFIQLWIHLLREHQWNQNRHLHSHWQQLTTVKNYLNHRLDTDISVEQLAAMANLSTYYFIHLFKHAFGISPIRYHQLARIEKAKRLIQFTDIPLTEIGERVGFGSIHAFSRAFKKWEGVPPSFYRSKKK